One genomic segment of Candidatus Berkiella aquae includes these proteins:
- a CDS encoding protein kinase domain-containing protein, with translation MLSQDYDAFMQRMKQFKKHPLPKELLECIDKRSLMKIVDDVLTNPGRQKRYRGLKPNKAIRYSKEFTDFTRTFCVLRAPNGEYQCILETKSKNAQNKKRKIKVAKGGSKIGKPAWRLDGKNGAESYYSLKVRLSKKSNASITDKKVIEELEALEKEVQFPWQYGKESRLVRNVMGAVYQRENELVASVYSKKGSTLFETNKSQLSSREREQIASDLLKSVAFLHSEEQIFQDIKCSNILLFRKKDGGIKAKLTDPGQVASIHSSDECVATIDYESPEIALAHAGKTSYSNYFKKTYLKDGPTLGKKQANVLLKKLQKTLSRKKVSELKKEYLVPHQANDMWAIGVTLYKLFHKDQLPKTIPTTKRFAGFFAPRDKRITADDAVKLWTKKKI, from the coding sequence ATGCTCTCGCAAGATTACGACGCATTTATGCAAAGAATGAAACAATTTAAAAAGCACCCCCTTCCGAAAGAGCTGCTTGAATGTATTGATAAACGTTCCTTGATGAAAATTGTCGATGATGTGTTAACCAATCCAGGCCGACAAAAAAGATATAGGGGTTTAAAACCTAACAAAGCAATACGTTATAGCAAGGAATTTACTGATTTCACACGTACTTTTTGTGTCCTTCGTGCTCCTAATGGGGAATATCAATGTATTCTAGAAACGAAAAGTAAAAATGCGCAAAATAAAAAACGAAAAATTAAAGTCGCAAAAGGGGGTTCCAAAATTGGCAAACCCGCTTGGCGTTTAGATGGTAAAAATGGCGCAGAATCCTATTACAGTTTGAAGGTTCGATTATCTAAAAAAAGTAACGCAAGCATTACTGATAAAAAAGTCATTGAAGAGTTAGAAGCACTTGAAAAAGAGGTTCAATTTCCTTGGCAATATGGTAAGGAAAGTAGGCTTGTGCGCAATGTGATGGGAGCCGTCTATCAAAGAGAAAATGAACTTGTTGCCAGTGTTTATTCCAAAAAAGGGTCGACACTTTTTGAAACCAATAAAAGTCAATTATCTTCTCGTGAGCGTGAGCAGATTGCTAGCGACCTTCTAAAGTCTGTCGCATTTTTACATAGCGAAGAACAAATCTTTCAAGATATTAAATGTTCTAATATTTTATTATTTAGAAAAAAAGATGGCGGGATTAAAGCAAAGCTAACTGATCCAGGCCAAGTGGCATCTATTCATTCATCTGATGAATGCGTCGCTACCATCGATTATGAATCTCCTGAAATTGCATTGGCACACGCCGGCAAAACAAGTTATTCAAATTATTTCAAAAAAACCTATCTCAAAGATGGCCCAACTCTCGGTAAAAAACAGGCAAATGTTCTACTGAAAAAACTGCAAAAGACATTGAGTAGAAAAAAAGTTTCTGAACTTAAAAAAGAGTACCTTGTTCCCCATCAAGCAAATGATATGTGGGCAATTGGCGTAACGCTTTATAAACTCTTTCACAAAGATCAATTGCCCAAAACAATCCCGACCACAAAGCGTTTTGCCGGTTTTTTTGCACCGCGAGATAAACGCATTACCGCTGATGATGCCGTTAAGCTCTGGACCAAAAAGAAAATATAA
- the gshB gene encoding glutathione synthase — protein MTIKLCVVMDPINSIKTKKDTTFALMLEAQKRHWEIYYLEASQLFLADNQVNAIASKIRVKDSPVDFVEFLDEPRTTLLSEFDIVLMRKDPPFDVAYLYATYLLELAEREGCLILNRPRSIRDANEKLFTTWFSQCCPETLVTSQIHLVKQFIEKHHKIIIKPLHSMGGQGVLMANEGDLNLHAMVELLTHRGKYPIMAQRYISQISQSGDKRILLIDGEPYPYALARIPSKEDFRGNLASGAQGIKHELTARDRWLCEQVGPTLKEKGLFFVGLDVIGDFITEINVTSPTGVREVENLFNINIACVILDKLEKKIKS, from the coding sequence ATGACCATTAAATTATGCGTTGTAATGGATCCTATCAACAGTATTAAAACTAAAAAGGACACCACTTTTGCCCTAATGCTAGAAGCACAAAAGCGCCATTGGGAGATCTATTACCTTGAAGCTTCGCAATTATTTTTAGCTGATAACCAAGTGAATGCTATTGCTTCGAAAATTCGTGTTAAAGATAGCCCTGTCGATTTCGTTGAATTTCTGGATGAACCACGCACTACCTTGCTAAGTGAATTCGATATCGTCTTGATGCGAAAAGATCCGCCTTTTGATGTGGCTTATTTATATGCAACTTATTTATTAGAGCTTGCTGAACGAGAAGGATGCTTAATATTAAATCGTCCCCGCAGTATTCGTGACGCAAATGAAAAACTGTTTACAACATGGTTTAGTCAATGTTGTCCAGAAACACTGGTCACCTCTCAAATCCATTTAGTCAAACAATTTATTGAAAAGCATCATAAAATTATTATTAAACCCTTACATAGCATGGGTGGACAGGGTGTCTTAATGGCGAATGAAGGTGATCTGAATCTTCATGCCATGGTTGAACTTTTAACACATCGTGGCAAATACCCCATCATGGCACAGCGCTATATATCGCAAATTTCACAAAGCGGAGATAAACGAATTTTATTGATAGATGGTGAACCCTATCCTTACGCACTAGCACGCATTCCTTCTAAAGAAGATTTCCGTGGCAATCTTGCTTCAGGTGCACAAGGAATCAAACATGAATTGACTGCACGAGATAGATGGTTATGTGAGCAAGTCGGTCCAACATTGAAAGAAAAAGGATTATTTTTTGTTGGGCTCGATGTCATCGGAGATTTCATTACAGAAATCAACGTTACAAGTCCAACGGGCGTAAGAGAAGTTGAAAATCTTTTTAACATTAATATTGCTTGTGTCATCTTGGATAAACTTGAAAAAAAAATAAAAAGTTGA
- a CDS encoding NYN domain-containing protein, giving the protein MVYQPPSIVMSQSVAILVDGNNIEISLHQQTGDEGVMLNFDKLIPKLVDNRSLNRLIYFREGRQISSKLAERLHQHFHGSVHPCHKSADIPLSIKATQLASKVDTIIIMSGDSDYIDLVRHLKSDGVRVEIAAVEKTTSSLLKEAADYFHAIQPEDWFSLSSQKKPRNPARFQDKEKK; this is encoded by the coding sequence ATGGTTTATCAACCTCCATCCATTGTAATGAGTCAGTCAGTCGCTATTCTCGTTGATGGTAATAATATTGAAATTAGTTTACATCAACAAACGGGCGATGAAGGTGTCATGCTCAACTTTGATAAGCTGATCCCCAAGCTAGTCGATAACCGTTCATTAAATCGTTTGATCTATTTTCGTGAAGGGCGTCAAATTTCTTCTAAACTAGCAGAGCGTTTACATCAGCATTTTCATGGTTCAGTACATCCTTGCCACAAAAGCGCTGATATCCCGCTTTCTATTAAGGCCACTCAACTTGCTAGTAAAGTCGACACTATCATTATCATGTCGGGTGATTCTGATTATATTGATCTTGTCCGTCACTTAAAATCGGATGGGGTACGTGTTGAAATCGCTGCTGTGGAAAAAACAACTTCAAGTCTGCTTAAAGAAGCAGCGGATTATTTTCATGCCATCCAACCTGAAGACTGGTTCTCTTTATCATCACAAAAGAAGCCAAGGAATCCAGCACGTTTCCAGGACAAGGAAAAAAAATAA
- a CDS encoding TetR family transcriptional regulator, which yields MRDGSSTRKRLERCALTLFVKKGITATTIKDIAQLAGVAEGTLYRHYESKEELAKQLYLDAHASISAQVKESIVGDHNIQHKIKIMVHFFCEKYDEDPILFNYLLLAQHEQIKVLSENEMTAHDIVVLIFNEALRKKEMPKRDTQLCAVVLLGVLLQAAICRVYNRITKPMLDDSESLTQVIIRALELTHDS from the coding sequence ATGCGTGATGGCAGTTCGACTCGCAAACGTTTAGAGCGTTGTGCATTAACCTTATTTGTTAAAAAAGGGATCACAGCAACCACTATTAAAGATATTGCACAGCTTGCCGGAGTTGCTGAAGGTACGTTGTACCGACACTATGAAAGCAAGGAAGAACTTGCAAAACAACTCTATTTAGACGCGCATGCCAGCATTTCTGCCCAAGTCAAAGAAAGTATTGTTGGAGATCATAATATCCAACATAAAATAAAGATTATGGTGCATTTCTTCTGTGAAAAATATGATGAAGATCCTATTCTGTTTAATTACTTATTATTAGCGCAACATGAACAGATAAAAGTATTATCTGAGAATGAAATGACCGCTCACGATATCGTTGTCCTAATTTTCAATGAAGCTTTGCGAAAAAAAGAAATGCCTAAGCGTGATACTCAGCTTTGTGCTGTTGTGTTACTAGGGGTGTTATTACAAGCGGCCATTTGCCGGGTTTATAATCGAATTACTAAGCCCATGTTAGATGATAGTGAATCATTAACTCAAGTCATCATCCGTGCATTAGAATTGACTCATGACTCATGA
- the gshA gene encoding glutamate--cysteine ligase: MDVKKLSIPHLAHQHARPFFELEKHILDNQVKIEGWFREAWQTQPPLFTSSVDLRNAGFKLGSVDANVFPAGFNNLNPDFFPFCILAAKQFLNDYYPHCKNIVIIPENHTRNMHYYQSVATLKQIIEKAGYEVRVGSTLLEDEPIEVALENNETLTLHPIKRIDNKLTVGDFIPCLVILNNDLSEGVPPLLQALEQPIEPDTILGWSIRSKTQHCIFYQKICENFAKLINIDVWQICPLFTDHQQIDFIKREGIDALIEKADSLLTQIQHKYHQYNIEFSPFVVIKADAGTYGMGVMPIHDPKQLKTLNRKQRMSMSVRKGGQSVDRVIIQEGIPTFETIGIHHNVAEPVVYMLGQHVIGGFYRVHQARDIFENLNSPGMHFEKLSFAACCNNPDNRLSPHEAQNQFYVYSVIARLAALAISYEKTALLQEYKT, translated from the coding sequence ATGGATGTTAAAAAACTAAGTATTCCCCACCTTGCACATCAACATGCAAGGCCTTTCTTTGAATTAGAGAAACACATTCTTGATAACCAAGTTAAAATTGAGGGTTGGTTTCGTGAAGCTTGGCAAACACAGCCTCCCTTATTTACAAGCTCTGTCGATTTAAGAAATGCGGGATTTAAGCTAGGATCGGTTGATGCCAATGTTTTTCCAGCGGGCTTTAATAACCTCAATCCCGATTTTTTCCCTTTTTGTATTCTTGCTGCAAAACAATTTTTAAATGATTATTATCCGCATTGTAAAAATATTGTTATTATTCCTGAAAATCACACAAGGAATATGCATTATTACCAAAGCGTTGCTACGCTCAAACAGATTATTGAAAAAGCAGGATATGAAGTGCGTGTTGGTTCTACTTTATTGGAAGATGAACCCATTGAAGTCGCTTTAGAAAATAATGAAACGCTAACACTACATCCTATCAAACGGATTGATAACAAATTAACCGTCGGCGATTTTATCCCTTGCTTAGTCATTTTGAATAATGACCTTTCAGAAGGTGTGCCGCCCTTATTGCAAGCGCTTGAACAACCCATTGAACCAGATACTATCTTAGGATGGTCAATCCGCAGCAAAACCCAACATTGTATTTTTTATCAGAAAATTTGTGAAAATTTTGCAAAGCTAATTAACATTGATGTTTGGCAAATATGTCCGCTTTTTACTGACCATCAACAAATTGATTTTATCAAACGTGAAGGTATAGATGCGCTAATAGAAAAGGCAGACTCATTATTAACCCAGATTCAACATAAATATCATCAATATAATATAGAATTTTCACCATTCGTTGTGATTAAAGCGGATGCCGGTACTTACGGTATGGGAGTCATGCCCATTCATGATCCAAAGCAGTTAAAAACCTTAAACCGCAAACAACGTATGAGTATGTCTGTACGTAAAGGTGGACAAAGTGTTGATCGTGTCATTATTCAGGAAGGGATCCCAACTTTTGAAACGATCGGCATTCATCACAATGTAGCGGAGCCCGTGGTTTATATGCTGGGACAACATGTCATTGGCGGCTTTTATCGCGTACATCAAGCAAGAGATATTTTCGAAAATTTAAATAGTCCTGGAATGCATTTTGAAAAACTAAGTTTTGCTGCGTGCTGCAATAATCCAGATAATCGACTCAGTCCTCACGAGGCTCAAAATCAATTTTATGTCTATAGCGTTATTGCAAGATTAGCAGCATTAGCAATCTCTTATGAAAAAACAGCGCTTTTACAAGAGTATAAAACATGA
- a CDS encoding phosphatase PAP2 family protein, translating to MKISFRKQSLIPFIILLSMARPSQASGIDDVGSESFLIAISIPLIGGIYSYTSGDIEGLKELTMSCAVTAQVTALLKNTVHRTRPNREDDLSFPSGHAAASFAGASYLHHRYGLNWGLPFYAIGTAISIQRVNVKAHYWTDVLAGAAIGYLSSYLFTVRYPNVWINPDFNPERNSYGMQMHMSFD from the coding sequence GTGAAAATTTCCTTTCGCAAGCAGTCACTGATTCCCTTTATCATCTTGTTATCGATGGCTCGTCCATCACAAGCGAGTGGAATTGATGATGTTGGGTCTGAATCCTTTCTTATTGCTATTTCCATACCTTTAATTGGTGGTATCTACTCTTATACCAGTGGTGACATTGAAGGATTAAAAGAACTGACCATGAGTTGTGCCGTCACAGCGCAGGTAACAGCTCTACTTAAAAATACGGTACATCGTACCAGACCGAATAGAGAAGATGACCTTTCATTTCCTTCAGGTCATGCGGCAGCCAGCTTTGCCGGCGCTAGCTATCTTCATCATCGTTATGGGCTGAACTGGGGGCTCCCCTTTTATGCGATTGGAACCGCGATTAGCATTCAACGTGTCAATGTCAAAGCTCACTATTGGACAGACGTTCTAGCCGGGGCTGCAATTGGGTATCTTTCTAGCTATTTATTTACCGTTAGGTATCCTAACGTGTGGATAAATCCCGATTTTAATCCTGAGCGCAATTCTTATGGCATGCAAATGCATATGAGCTTTGATTAA
- a CDS encoding phosphatase PAP2 family protein has translation MIECQPSLLESGIPAIVWIANHLRVSWLTPVIKLISDLGTEGGVIFTLALAYWFWNKRYATYLGYALFTALLINLLIKGWVMECRPPKEYWLELIRDNSFSFPSGHAQVASPLWLGFAYYVRSKGLALFYGVIGLMIALSRPYLGVHFLHDIGVGLLLGLAIYAVFIVAERKHWDPLQRFSFVTQAIILFLFIVLYLLSLHEISRNVVPALASLMGFWFGCQCETRWVQFIPPQTWRSRIRLLLSGFVGIGLFWKGFALLGKPVNPDLAISLKILQYSLLGWWVAFATPAINKALTR, from the coding sequence ATGATTGAATGTCAACCTAGCTTGTTGGAATCAGGCATTCCAGCTATTGTGTGGATAGCTAATCATTTACGTGTTTCCTGGTTGACTCCTGTTATCAAATTAATTAGCGATTTAGGTACCGAAGGCGGTGTTATTTTTACATTAGCACTCGCTTATTGGTTCTGGAATAAACGTTATGCAACTTATCTAGGGTATGCGCTGTTCACTGCCTTATTAATCAATCTGTTGATTAAGGGATGGGTGATGGAATGCCGCCCACCGAAAGAATATTGGCTAGAACTCATCCGCGATAATTCTTTTTCTTTCCCCAGTGGCCATGCGCAAGTGGCAAGCCCCTTGTGGTTAGGCTTTGCCTATTATGTCCGAAGTAAGGGATTGGCTCTGTTTTACGGTGTCATTGGCTTAATGATAGCTTTATCGCGTCCTTATCTTGGCGTCCATTTTTTACACGATATTGGTGTTGGACTTTTGCTCGGGTTAGCAATTTATGCGGTTTTTATCGTAGCAGAAAGAAAACACTGGGATCCCTTGCAGCGGTTTTCTTTTGTCACTCAAGCAATCATTCTATTCTTATTCATTGTTCTTTATTTGCTCTCATTGCATGAAATCTCTCGTAATGTTGTGCCTGCTTTAGCTTCATTAATGGGCTTTTGGTTTGGCTGTCAATGTGAAACACGTTGGGTGCAATTTATCCCACCACAAACATGGCGCTCTCGTATCCGTTTATTGCTTAGTGGGTTTGTGGGAATTGGCCTTTTTTGGAAAGGATTCGCTTTACTTGGCAAACCAGTCAATCCTGACTTAGCCATCAGTCTCAAGATATTACAATATAGCTTATTAGGCTGGTGGGTTGCCTTCGCTACACCTGCGATCAATAAAGCGCTGACACGCTAA
- a CDS encoding glutamine amidotransferase-related protein, whose product MKCHIILHADFEPAGAIVPWAKHKKLSVELYRPYAGDELPEIHANEPVIVMGGPQNAKDYQQYPYLVKEVEWMKKLLKKNHPFIGVCLGAQLIAESLGAKTEKSPEKEVGTFNLSLTEEGKRHPYLQHLPDSFPVFHWHNDMPGLPNGAEILATSEGCPRQIIEFSPSILGFQCHFEMTPSVAKGLLEHAKEDLTAGRFINNAQQILTSDFTQMNLWLFHILDHWYAQLDEVSHIL is encoded by the coding sequence ATGAAGTGCCATATCATTTTACATGCCGACTTTGAACCTGCGGGCGCGATTGTGCCATGGGCTAAACATAAAAAACTATCCGTTGAACTTTATCGCCCTTACGCAGGGGATGAATTACCCGAGATTCATGCGAATGAACCCGTGATTGTGATGGGTGGACCGCAAAATGCAAAAGATTATCAGCAATATCCCTATCTCGTAAAAGAGGTTGAATGGATGAAAAAATTGCTTAAAAAAAATCATCCTTTTATTGGTGTATGTTTAGGAGCCCAGCTTATTGCAGAAAGTCTTGGCGCCAAAACGGAAAAAAGTCCAGAAAAAGAAGTAGGAACCTTTAATCTTAGCCTGACAGAGGAAGGTAAACGTCACCCCTATTTGCAACATTTACCAGACTCCTTCCCTGTGTTTCACTGGCATAATGATATGCCAGGATTACCTAATGGGGCAGAAATACTCGCAACCAGTGAAGGGTGTCCCAGACAAATCATTGAGTTTTCGCCTAGTATCCTTGGTTTTCAATGCCATTTTGAAATGACACCCAGTGTCGCCAAAGGCCTGCTTGAGCACGCTAAAGAAGATTTAACAGCGGGTCGCTTTATAAACAATGCACAACAAATACTCACCAGTGATTTCACGCAAATGAATTTGTGGTTATTTCATATTTTAGATCATTGGTATGCGCAATTAGATGAAGTCTCCCACATTTTATAA
- a CDS encoding peptide deformylase produces MDVVTLEHSQHPEILQKPTVEVAFPLSFETLQLIDDMKALFIKLNGVGLAAPQVGSPQNIFVYRITQEQNRLRSDATREVPLTVLVNAHYAPTSDATITYDWEACFSVAEHTGKVPRYSKIQYYAFTPEGQPIHAIAEGFEARVLQHEIDHLQGILIIHRLTKDCIQGHPDDVLHLRYQDLDNTQIDIAKKLLEDRLKHTAENDIAALNYIHKALQIIANITEARQS; encoded by the coding sequence ATGGATGTCGTTACGCTCGAACATAGTCAACATCCTGAAATATTACAAAAACCAACAGTCGAGGTCGCATTTCCACTTTCTTTTGAAACATTGCAATTGATTGACGATATGAAAGCATTGTTTATCAAGCTCAATGGTGTTGGCTTAGCTGCGCCACAAGTGGGTAGCCCACAAAATATTTTTGTTTATCGCATCACCCAAGAGCAAAATCGCTTAAGATCGGATGCAACTCGTGAAGTTCCTCTTACTGTTCTTGTCAATGCACATTATGCCCCAACGAGCGATGCAACGATCACTTATGATTGGGAAGCTTGCTTTTCAGTCGCTGAGCATACGGGTAAAGTTCCTCGCTATAGTAAAATTCAATATTATGCTTTCACACCGGAAGGTCAACCCATTCATGCTATTGCGGAAGGTTTTGAAGCACGCGTGTTACAGCATGAAATAGATCATTTACAGGGGATCTTGATTATTCATCGTCTCACTAAAGATTGTATACAAGGACATCCTGATGATGTTCTTCATCTTCGTTACCAAGATCTTGATAATACACAAATCGATATTGCAAAAAAATTGCTTGAAGATAGATTAAAACATACCGCTGAAAATGATATTGCCGCGCTGAATTACATTCATAAAGCTTTACAAATCATCGCAAATATCACTGAGGCGAGACAATCATGA
- a CDS encoding phosphodiester glycosidase family protein, whose protein sequence is MKKIQLCLNLLFISVITPCYAKTLLPEHQFLQIQGHEIHLLSFDPDSVEIIQVKSPDNRRRSVTEFVKEHHAYAGINGGYFAISDNGEGSAVGALKIRGEWINFPIQKRGAIGWNKVEQKPYFDRLITKNRQTQPVVVPEFDTGPTARKRWQQFDYVVGGIPLLMKNSKPIVDYRQEQMITSFSEERHARTAVCLKKDGKWLWLVASHTKKPDRPQVSKIIEGLTLRELTDILLKQGCVDAINLDGGGSSTLVIDGKIINQPAGDFNPLFRSYEERPVYDAMLLIPKG, encoded by the coding sequence ATGAAAAAAATTCAGCTTTGCTTAAATTTACTATTTATCAGCGTCATCACACCGTGTTATGCAAAGACATTATTACCTGAACATCAGTTTCTGCAAATTCAAGGTCATGAAATCCATTTATTAAGCTTTGATCCAGATAGCGTTGAGATCATTCAAGTTAAATCCCCAGATAATCGTCGCCGATCAGTCACTGAATTTGTAAAGGAACATCATGCTTATGCCGGTATTAATGGCGGGTATTTTGCGATTAGTGATAATGGTGAAGGAAGTGCAGTGGGTGCCTTAAAAATACGGGGGGAATGGATAAACTTCCCTATCCAAAAAAGAGGGGCAATTGGCTGGAATAAAGTTGAACAAAAGCCTTATTTTGATCGGTTGATTACCAAAAATCGTCAAACGCAACCGGTGGTGGTTCCTGAATTTGATACTGGGCCTACTGCTCGCAAACGTTGGCAGCAATTTGATTATGTGGTAGGTGGGATCCCACTCTTGATGAAAAATAGTAAGCCGATAGTAGATTATCGACAAGAACAAATGATCACGTCTTTTAGCGAAGAGCGCCATGCCAGAACCGCAGTTTGTTTAAAAAAGGATGGAAAGTGGCTTTGGTTGGTAGCATCTCATACTAAAAAGCCTGATAGGCCACAGGTGAGCAAAATCATTGAAGGACTCACATTGCGTGAATTGACCGATATTCTTTTAAAACAAGGTTGTGTTGATGCCATTAACTTAGATGGGGGCGGTTCTTCAACTTTGGTGATTGATGGCAAAATTATTAATCAACCCGCTGGGGATTTCAATCCTTTGTTCCGAAGCTATGAAGAGCGCCCGGTATATGATGCAATGCTTCTTATCCCGAAAGGTTAG